The segment CAACACGTCGTTCGTGACGTTCGCGTGGAACACCTTCTGGGTCGGGGTGCTGGTCGTGGCGATTACCCTGACCCTCGGGCTGCCGGCGGCGTACGCCCTGGCCCGCCTCGACCGCCCCTGGGCCGGCTGGTTCGGCGTCGCGATCTTCCTGGTCTACCTGGTGCCGCCGAGCCTGCTGTTCCTGTCGCTGTCGCGGCTGGTGGTCGGCGTCGGCCTGCAGGACTCCACCTGGTCGCTGGTGCTGATCTATCCGACCATCACCATCCCGGTCTCGATCTGGCTGCTCATCGGCTTCCTCAAGGCGGTGCCGAAGGACATCGAGGAACAGGCCATGGTGGACGGCTACAGCCGGCTCGCCGCGTTCTGGCGGGCGGTGGTCCCGCTGACCTTCCCGGGGATCGTGGCCGTGGTCGTCTTCGCGTTCACGCTCACCGCCAGCGAGTTCATCTACGCCCTGGCGTTCGTCTCCCCGACCACCGAGAAGGTGCTCTCCACCGGGGTGCCCACCGAACTGGTCCGCGGCGACGTCTTCTTCTGGCAGTCGCTGCAGGCCGCCACGGTGCTCGCGGCGATCCCGATCGCGATCGTCTTCAACATCTTCCTCGACCGGTTCATCGCCGGCTTCACCCAGGGCGCGGTGAAGGGCTGATCACGGGTAGGGCGCGAGGTCCGGGGCGGCCGCCAGCCACTCCCGGGCCAGGCCGGCGTCGCCGCGGATCCCGGCCGGGAAGGTGGCCGGGTCGCGGCGGCCGCCGACCAGCCGGCAGAACTCGACGACGTCGGCGGTGACCTCGGCGTACGGCCGGCCGCCCGCATCGCTGTGCCGGCCGGCCGGGACCGTCCAGACGCCGCCGCCCGGCCCGGTCAGGTGCAGACGGATGCTGCCGCCCTGCGGGAAACGGCGTGCGGTGACTTTCGGCAGCAGCCGGGCGGCCAGGTCGGCCATCGGGTTCAGATGCTCCGGCAGCGGTGGGATCGCCGGGCTGTCGGTCGCCCCGGCGATGTCCTCGGTGTGTATCCACGTCTCGAACGCGCGGGCCAG is part of the Actinoplanes sp. NBC_00393 genome and harbors:
- a CDS encoding carbohydrate ABC transporter permease, translated to MRHLLSRTGLYALAIGFALFAAAPFLWSLVTAFKQNRDLYNPENNPFRYNRPATSDHVLYLFDNTSFVTFAWNTFWVGVLVVAITLTLGLPAAYALARLDRPWAGWFGVAIFLVYLVPPSLLFLSLSRLVVGVGLQDSTWSLVLIYPTITIPVSIWLLIGFLKAVPKDIEEQAMVDGYSRLAAFWRAVVPLTFPGIVAVVVFAFTLTASEFIYALAFVSPTTEKVLSTGVPTELVRGDVFFWQSLQAATVLAAIPIAIVFNIFLDRFIAGFTQGAVKG